A DNA window from Acinetobacter sp. 10FS3-1 contains the following coding sequences:
- a CDS encoding phage minor head protein → MQPVTFLEALRYAHSKKIALPDEFYSMDLKTRQMATTVSFLSSLEQVETVIKAVNKSIADGGTFKDFQKLIEESEIILPKHYLDNVFRTNIQSAYGHGRWQQQQRNKAKRQYLMYSAINDSRVRPAHLALNRIVLPIDHPFWLTHYPPLGFRCRCTVIALTEKQALKYGITPDDQLPEIAEALDWSSHPLQFGELETLVDKKISASSLDKEYLLEQKEVIKAEWTASKKLTSLFAPMDDNARDLFDTVANTVIPLDPSIRPSAIRTFLDYVQGNDAALSGYLNSATSSLADDVLKRWLSTDMAAIQAVASNAASTVVGAATLQQVAAYQVGQTVQLNAPLLMVDTASDIVIKIENAKGLGIDLDMLNAGNGVLFPIGLSFEVISIEAVEGQMIYTLKALMN, encoded by the coding sequence ATGCAACCAGTCACATTTCTTGAGGCGCTTCGGTACGCTCACAGTAAAAAGATTGCATTACCTGATGAATTCTATTCAATGGATCTTAAAACTCGGCAGATGGCAACTACGGTTAGCTTTCTATCGAGCCTTGAGCAGGTTGAAACAGTCATTAAGGCCGTGAATAAATCGATTGCCGATGGCGGTACTTTCAAGGACTTTCAGAAGCTGATTGAAGAATCTGAAATCATCCTGCCTAAACACTATTTGGATAATGTATTTCGTACCAATATCCAAAGTGCTTATGGACATGGACGATGGCAACAGCAGCAACGGAATAAAGCTAAACGACAATACCTGATGTACTCGGCGATCAATGATAGTCGCGTACGTCCTGCTCATTTAGCTTTGAATCGTATCGTACTGCCGATTGATCATCCATTCTGGCTAACACATTATCCACCATTGGGATTTCGTTGCCGGTGCACCGTGATTGCCTTAACCGAGAAGCAGGCACTGAAATACGGCATTACACCTGATGATCAGTTGCCTGAAATTGCCGAGGCTTTGGATTGGAGTTCTCACCCATTGCAGTTTGGTGAACTTGAAACGCTGGTAGATAAAAAGATCAGTGCTTCATCCTTAGATAAAGAATATCTCCTCGAACAGAAAGAGGTCATCAAAGCAGAATGGACGGCGAGTAAAAAGCTCACCAGTCTATTTGCTCCAATGGATGATAACGCCCGGGACCTGTTCGACACAGTGGCCAATACGGTGATTCCACTTGATCCAAGTATTCGGCCAAGTGCAATTCGTACCTTCTTGGACTATGTGCAAGGAAATGATGCTGCACTGAGCGGCTATTTAAACTCTGCTACAAGCTCACTGGCTGATGATGTGCTTAAGCGGTGGCTGAGTACCGATATGGCAGCTATTCAGGCTGTGGCAAGCAATGCCGCTTCAACCGTGGTGGGTGCTGCGACACTTCAACAAGTAGCAGCTTATCAGGTAGGGCAGACAGTTCAGTTAAATGCGCCGTTGCTGATGGTAGATACAGCTTCGGATATCGTCATCAAGATTGAGAATGCTAAAGGGCTCGGTATTGATCTGGATATGTTGAATGCTGGCAATGGTGTTTTATTTCCAATTGGACTGTCGTTTGAGGTTATTTCGATTGAAGCGGTTGAAGGGCAGATGATTTATACCCTAAAGGCTTTAATGAACTAA
- a CDS encoding major capsid protein translates to MPQSFNIEGAPLELLDVGELALIHSNYRPMDTWLLDKLFPNRPLFTRDDVPLAELSAEHDLAPLVSPQQPGKPFDTTQSGEVRHVKPAYYKPKNQVTPAETFEIALLERLRTAGIISTGNQRLSEQEQMIIAQISVMKRNHDAIDNSVLMMAIDLLKNGKYALHSDDYEYNLVDYRRDASLTFTPLTKWNEAGAKPVTDIRTMLERQLAADGGEAKLSVMSGLVWAALWNNEEFKKEFITPYAGISVPVNPSFGVKESATFKGTFDGIEFWVYDATYRNKGQVKRFIPKDYFSLISDTNGSVAHCKIKNMLANGVAQQYFDRQWYCEDPSGIMLMTESAPLVVPSNKNGVVGGTGFITL, encoded by the coding sequence ATGCCACAGTCTTTTAATATTGAAGGTGCTCCACTTGAGTTGCTTGATGTGGGCGAACTCGCACTGATTCACTCGAATTACCGTCCGATGGATACTTGGCTTTTAGATAAGCTTTTCCCAAATCGCCCGTTATTCACCCGTGATGATGTGCCACTGGCTGAATTGTCAGCTGAGCATGATCTGGCACCATTAGTATCACCGCAACAGCCTGGTAAGCCATTTGATACCACGCAATCAGGTGAAGTGCGTCATGTAAAACCAGCTTACTACAAGCCAAAGAATCAGGTCACTCCGGCCGAAACTTTTGAAATCGCATTGCTGGAACGTTTACGTACTGCAGGCATCATCTCTACAGGCAACCAGCGACTGTCTGAGCAAGAGCAAATGATCATTGCTCAAATTTCAGTGATGAAGCGTAACCATGATGCAATTGATAACTCGGTCCTGATGATGGCAATTGATTTACTGAAAAATGGTAAATATGCGCTTCACTCGGATGATTATGAATACAACCTGGTGGATTACCGTCGTGATGCATCTTTAACATTTACGCCGCTGACCAAGTGGAATGAAGCGGGTGCCAAGCCGGTAACGGATATCCGTACCATGCTTGAACGTCAATTGGCTGCTGATGGTGGTGAAGCTAAGCTGTCTGTTATGTCTGGCTTGGTTTGGGCAGCTCTCTGGAACAATGAGGAATTCAAAAAAGAATTTATCACGCCGTATGCCGGTATTTCTGTTCCAGTGAATCCAAGCTTTGGTGTCAAAGAGTCAGCGACCTTCAAAGGTACTTTTGATGGAATCGAATTCTGGGTATATGACGCAACCTACCGCAACAAAGGTCAAGTGAAGCGCTTCATTCCTAAAGATTACTTCTCACTGATCTCTGATACCAATGGTTCGGTAGCTCACTGTAAGATCAAAAACATGTTGGCCAATGGCGTTGCTCAACAGTACTTTGATCGTCAATGGTACTGTGAAGACCCAAGCGGCATCATGCTGATGACCGAATCTGCTCCACTGGTTGTGCCTTCTAACAAGAATGGTGTCGTTGGTGGTACTGGCTTTATCACTCTATAA